One region of Rhodocaloribacter litoris genomic DNA includes:
- a CDS encoding NUDIX hydrolase — protein sequence MSRIVRTEDNVLLFYCTEKGRLDVLRERGIEEEARLWTTLDAARQACRDALVVVDATRLAEAPVEVGDGQVRVPQVPPGALCNVTPYLPPEPVTAAGGYVVRAGTPEPALLLIFRRGVWDLPKGKCDPGECPPDCALREVREEVGAGDLRIVCPLGVTRHGYPRDGRYEVKTTHWYLMETVATAFTPQAEEDIEAVAWVPWSEARARLGFETLRRHAATVEPVVFDRLIR from the coding sequence ATGAGCCGGATCGTTCGTACGGAGGACAACGTGTTGCTGTTTTATTGTACAGAGAAGGGCAGGCTGGACGTGCTTCGGGAGCGGGGCATCGAGGAGGAGGCGCGCCTGTGGACCACGCTTGACGCCGCCCGGCAGGCCTGCCGCGACGCGCTGGTCGTGGTCGACGCGACGCGGCTGGCGGAGGCGCCGGTTGAGGTGGGTGACGGTCAGGTGCGGGTGCCGCAGGTGCCGCCCGGAGCGCTGTGCAACGTTACGCCCTACCTGCCGCCGGAGCCGGTGACGGCCGCGGGCGGCTACGTGGTACGCGCCGGAACGCCCGAGCCTGCATTGCTGCTCATCTTCCGGCGCGGCGTCTGGGATCTCCCCAAGGGCAAGTGCGATCCCGGCGAGTGCCCCCCGGACTGCGCGTTGCGGGAGGTACGTGAAGAGGTCGGTGCCGGCGACCTGCGTATCGTCTGTCCGCTGGGCGTCACGCGGCACGGTTATCCCCGGGACGGGCGCTACGAGGTCAAGACGACGCACTGGTATCTGATGGAGACCGTCGCCACGGCGTTCACGCCGCAGGCCGAGGAAGACATCGAGGCGGTGGCCTGGGTGCCGTGGTCCGAGGCCCGGGCGCGGCTCGGCTTCGAGACGCTCCGCCGTCACGCCGCGACCGTCGAGCCGGTGGTTTTCGACCGGTTGATCCGGTGA
- a CDS encoding TolC family protein — MLLLALLFAGPVHVRAQVPDTVRVHDLPTLLAVVRAENPALRAARLQAEALGTRRDQVAALPDPMVMFTYQPFPVLTARGTQRTQLRLEQSIPFPGKLGLGGEVAGLGAEVAGYEADALAQDLAFQVKEAYYELYRLQRQEALLRAFQDRLRDYEAVAATRYAVGEGMQQAILKAQLERNTLDQRLLDLARQRRTALEALSRLLDRPVALDTLPALSLPALPSLPDETLVQVARRARPEAAALDADLERARAEIALARRDFLPDFGLSLTYFDIAAADMPPTATGRDALALGVSVKVPLQRGRLRARLEEARLRQHRVEARREALEASFRTTIADLRSRLERERDQLDLYRDVLLPQAEATLEATLSAYTTGRTGFLDLLDAERVLFTLQTGYEDAYARYLQAAAALERALGLDRLADLDESLFR, encoded by the coding sequence GTGCTCCTGCTTGCTTTGCTCTTTGCCGGGCCGGTGCATGTTCGGGCCCAGGTTCCGGACACCGTGCGGGTGCACGACCTGCCCACCCTGCTGGCCGTCGTCCGGGCCGAGAATCCGGCTTTGCGGGCGGCCCGCCTGCAGGCCGAAGCCCTCGGGACGCGCCGCGATCAGGTGGCCGCGCTGCCCGACCCGATGGTCATGTTCACGTACCAGCCGTTTCCCGTGCTGACGGCGCGGGGCACGCAGCGCACCCAGCTCCGCCTCGAGCAGTCGATCCCGTTTCCCGGCAAGCTGGGCCTGGGCGGCGAGGTTGCGGGCCTGGGGGCCGAGGTCGCCGGCTACGAGGCCGACGCCCTGGCCCAGGACCTTGCCTTCCAGGTCAAGGAGGCCTATTACGAGCTGTACCGTCTCCAGCGGCAGGAGGCGCTCCTCCGCGCCTTCCAGGACCGCCTGCGCGACTATGAGGCGGTGGCCGCCACCCGCTATGCCGTCGGCGAGGGGATGCAACAGGCCATCCTCAAGGCCCAGCTCGAACGCAACACCCTCGACCAGCGGCTGCTCGACCTGGCACGGCAGCGCCGCACGGCCCTCGAAGCCCTGAGCCGCCTGCTCGACCGGCCCGTCGCGCTCGACACGCTGCCGGCCCTGTCCCTGCCCGCTCTTCCTTCGCTGCCCGACGAAACCCTCGTGCAGGTGGCCCGTCGCGCTCGTCCCGAGGCCGCCGCCCTCGATGCCGACCTGGAGCGGGCCCGCGCCGAGATCGCCCTGGCTCGCCGCGACTTCCTCCCCGACTTCGGCCTCAGCCTCACCTACTTCGACATCGCCGCCGCCGACATGCCGCCCACGGCCACGGGGCGCGACGCGCTGGCCCTCGGCGTCTCGGTGAAGGTGCCGCTCCAGCGGGGACGCCTCCGCGCCCGTCTCGAAGAGGCCCGCCTGCGGCAGCACCGGGTCGAGGCCCGCCGCGAAGCGCTGGAGGCCTCCTTCCGCACCACCATCGCGGACCTGCGCAGCCGCCTCGAACGCGAGCGCGACCAGCTCGACCTCTACCGCGACGTCCTCCTCCCCCAGGCCGAAGCCACCCTGGAAGCCACCCTCAGCGCCTACACCACCGGCCGCACCGGCTTCCTCGACCTGCTCGACGCCGAACGCGTGCTGTTCACGCTGCAGACGGGCTACGAGGACGCTTACGCCCGCTACCTCCAGGCCGCCGCCGCCCTCGAACGCGCCCTCGGCCTGGATCGCCTCGCCGACCTCGATGAATCGCTCTTCCGATGA
- a CDS encoding GWxTD domain-containing protein, protein MVARYALLPVCRLLAVMLVLAVPAAVRAQPAGGWLVRGDSLRDAGAYELARKAYERARDARFVEATLRLGTLALDLGRWGEAGDRFDEVLERDPDHLAAHYYRAIAHREAGLFRPPFGPLREALAWRKAEAHFEHVLARDSAFQDVLVQYARLEAYRGNHERAIGLGYAGLRLRPELPEVHLGLVVLYRRFLREDEDTATAWLAAHEDPYAAFFRAERLRRAGDLAAAAAAYLDLLGRTGPMPRTLVLLALARVEAARGHPDRCEAWYLRAVDGIASPVEAAFVFADTGYILAPDELRAYRRLADPAALRAFFRRVWARRDPLPAAPENPRLAEHYRRLVYVEEQFAYHGRLAWWNDPDKVNRLAFAEVYRLPRDFNDKGLIYLRHGPPDDRVATLEAETPNESWRYAATGDEPPMIFHFATLGGAAWRLVPVLLGAEVMNDRLDWGAPFMRGYLIYQDEPRRRELDLLGFEQEMRAQSQADVDRGLTTDRHTWVPPVERLDLPAVTAAFRDGDGRTRLEVHFAFPAATLARHAPAHARHVNVEAGLSLRTTTFDDVATERVRRRVPRSADPTGGVLDALAVTAPPDSYRVDLHVRTEDGRVLGTARLDRRLPGFSGPGLAVSDLLLAHDIAPVPPGETGTHHDLRVKAAPTLRFPRRRPFFVYFEIYHLTPGDDGRARYTLEYTLTPERGKRRARASLTLRVDHEVPGSTAVEYTEIDAGRVEPGAYVLAVTVTDRRTDRSATSIRRIEIEK, encoded by the coding sequence ATGGTAGCCCGTTACGCCCTGTTGCCCGTGTGCCGGCTCCTTGCCGTGATGCTTGTGCTCGCCGTGCCGGCGGCCGTGCGGGCGCAGCCCGCCGGCGGCTGGCTGGTCCGGGGCGACTCGCTCCGGGACGCCGGGGCCTACGAGCTGGCCCGCAAGGCCTACGAGCGGGCCCGCGATGCCCGCTTCGTCGAGGCGACGCTCCGCCTCGGCACGCTCGCCCTCGACCTGGGCCGCTGGGGTGAGGCCGGCGACCGCTTCGACGAGGTGCTCGAACGCGACCCCGACCACCTGGCCGCCCACTACTACCGCGCCATCGCCCACCGCGAGGCCGGCCTCTTTCGCCCACCCTTCGGTCCGTTGCGCGAGGCGCTCGCATGGCGGAAGGCCGAAGCCCACTTCGAACACGTGCTTGCGCGCGACTCCGCGTTTCAGGACGTGCTCGTGCAGTACGCCCGGCTCGAAGCCTATCGGGGCAACCACGAAAGGGCGATCGGCCTCGGCTATGCCGGGCTTCGCCTCCGCCCCGAACTCCCCGAAGTCCACCTCGGGCTCGTCGTCCTCTACCGGCGCTTCCTTCGCGAAGACGAGGACACGGCGACGGCCTGGCTCGCCGCGCACGAGGACCCCTATGCCGCCTTCTTCCGGGCGGAGCGCCTGCGCCGGGCGGGAGACCTCGCCGCCGCGGCGGCGGCGTACCTCGATCTGCTCGGCCGGACCGGTCCGATGCCCCGCACGCTCGTGCTGCTGGCGCTGGCGCGCGTGGAGGCTGCCCGCGGCCACCCGGACCGCTGCGAGGCCTGGTACCTCCGCGCCGTCGACGGGATCGCCTCGCCCGTCGAGGCGGCCTTCGTCTTTGCTGACACCGGCTACATCCTCGCGCCGGACGAGTTGCGGGCCTACCGCCGGCTCGCCGACCCCGCCGCCCTCCGTGCCTTCTTCCGGCGCGTGTGGGCCCGGCGCGACCCGCTGCCCGCCGCCCCGGAGAACCCGCGCCTCGCCGAGCACTACCGCCGGCTCGTCTACGTCGAAGAACAGTTCGCCTACCACGGACGCCTGGCCTGGTGGAACGACCCCGACAAGGTCAACCGGCTCGCGTTCGCCGAGGTCTACCGCCTGCCCCGCGACTTCAACGACAAAGGGCTGATCTACCTGCGCCACGGCCCGCCGGACGACCGGGTCGCCACGCTCGAAGCCGAGACGCCGAACGAATCGTGGCGCTACGCGGCCACGGGCGACGAACCCCCGATGATTTTCCACTTCGCCACGCTCGGCGGAGCTGCCTGGCGGCTCGTGCCGGTGCTCCTCGGCGCTGAGGTCATGAACGACCGCCTCGACTGGGGCGCCCCCTTCATGCGCGGCTACCTGATCTACCAGGACGAGCCCCGGCGGCGCGAGCTCGACCTGCTCGGCTTCGAGCAGGAGATGCGCGCGCAGAGCCAGGCCGACGTCGACCGCGGCCTCACCACCGACCGGCACACCTGGGTGCCGCCCGTCGAGCGGCTCGACCTGCCCGCCGTGACGGCGGCGTTCCGCGACGGGGACGGCCGTACGCGCCTGGAGGTGCATTTTGCCTTCCCGGCAGCGACCCTGGCCCGGCACGCCCCCGCGCACGCGCGCCATGTGAACGTGGAGGCCGGCCTGAGCCTGCGCACGACGACCTTCGACGACGTCGCCACGGAGCGCGTCCGGCGGCGCGTGCCCCGCTCCGCCGATCCCACCGGCGGCGTCCTCGACGCTCTCGCCGTCACGGCTCCGCCGGACTCGTACCGCGTTGACCTCCACGTGCGCACGGAGGACGGGCGCGTCCTCGGCACCGCCCGCCTCGACCGCCGCCTGCCCGGCTTCTCCGGCCCGGGGCTCGCCGTGAGCGACCTGCTCCTGGCCCATGACATCGCACCGGTACCGCCCGGCGAGACGGGCACCCACCACGACCTGCGCGTAAAGGCCGCTCCCACGCTCCGTTTCCCGCGCCGCCGTCCCTTCTTCGTCTACTTCGAAATCTACCACCTCACCCCCGGCGACGACGGACGGGCGCGCTACACGCTCGAATACACGCTCACGCCCGAGCGGGGAAAGCGGCGGGCCAGGGCGTCGCTCACCCTCCGGGTCGACCATGAGGTGCCGGGGAGCACGGCCGTCGAGTACACCGAGATCGATGCCGGCCGGGTGGAGCCGGGGGCCTACGTGCTGGCCGTCACCGTCACCGACCGGCGGACGGATCGCTCCGCCACCTCCATACGGCGAATCGAGATCGAAAAATGA
- a CDS encoding efflux RND transporter periplasmic adaptor subunit: MKKLMLFTALLILTAGGFLLGRLTHPGTGHEAPPAAPDTSAGPAAAERKILYWRAPMDPNEIYDRPGKSKMGMDLIPVYEDEVAGEGTVTIDPVTMQNIGVRTARVEVTALRRAIRTTGRFVMDEQGAHTVSLKVGGWVEKLYVDFNGAVVRAGQPLLELYSPDLVTTQEEYLLAFRNARQAAGSSRPGVQADARRVLEAARRRLAYWDLSEEQIRRLETTGIPQRTITFFTPAAGEVMNKQVVEGQYVAPGQPLMDIVDISRIWLIVDVYEQDLAWVRPGTPAQVALPYAPGVTYTARVDHIYHMLDGETRAARARIVLPGGHHAPLKPGMYATVTLEGAPTAPSPVVPEEAVLQTGEQAFVVLALGGGRFRPVEVRVGLRAGGQVQILDGLQGGEEVVIRAQFLIDSEARLRSALGALAGHHNHGAAPAESGHAGHAPAAGMQAEGGVQVVRVTVGAAGFEPQRITLQAGRPARLVFVRTTDGTCATQVVLPGLGLGPVDLPLHREAALDFTPSEAGTFTFACGMEMLKGTLVVTR, encoded by the coding sequence ATGAAAAAGCTGATGCTCTTCACCGCGCTGCTGATCCTGACGGCCGGCGGCTTTCTGCTGGGCCGCCTGACCCACCCGGGCACCGGCCACGAAGCCCCGCCGGCAGCACCGGACACCTCGGCCGGACCGGCGGCAGCGGAGCGCAAGATCCTCTACTGGCGTGCGCCCATGGATCCGAACGAGATCTACGACCGGCCCGGCAAGTCCAAAATGGGCATGGACCTCATCCCCGTCTACGAAGACGAGGTGGCGGGGGAGGGTACGGTCACCATCGACCCGGTAACGATGCAGAACATCGGGGTGCGCACCGCGCGCGTCGAGGTGACGGCGCTGCGGCGGGCGATCCGCACGACGGGCCGCTTCGTCATGGATGAGCAGGGGGCGCATACCGTCTCGCTCAAGGTGGGCGGCTGGGTCGAGAAGCTGTATGTGGACTTCAACGGCGCCGTCGTCCGGGCGGGCCAGCCCCTGCTCGAGCTCTACAGCCCGGACCTGGTGACGACGCAGGAGGAATACCTCCTCGCTTTTCGGAATGCGCGGCAGGCCGCCGGGAGCAGCCGGCCCGGGGTGCAGGCCGATGCCCGCCGCGTCCTCGAAGCCGCCCGTCGTCGCCTCGCCTACTGGGACCTGAGCGAGGAGCAGATCCGCCGCCTCGAGACGACCGGTATCCCGCAGCGGACGATCACCTTCTTCACCCCTGCCGCCGGCGAGGTCATGAACAAGCAGGTGGTCGAAGGGCAGTACGTCGCGCCCGGGCAGCCGCTCATGGACATCGTCGACATCAGCAGGATCTGGCTCATCGTCGACGTCTACGAGCAGGACCTGGCCTGGGTGAGGCCGGGCACGCCTGCGCAGGTCGCGCTGCCGTATGCGCCGGGCGTGACCTACACGGCCCGGGTCGATCACATCTACCACATGCTCGACGGGGAGACGCGGGCGGCGCGGGCCCGCATCGTGCTGCCCGGCGGGCATCACGCGCCGCTCAAGCCCGGCATGTACGCCACCGTCACCCTGGAGGGGGCGCCGACGGCCCCGTCGCCGGTGGTGCCGGAGGAAGCGGTGCTCCAGACCGGGGAGCAGGCTTTCGTCGTCCTGGCCCTGGGCGGGGGGCGCTTCCGCCCCGTCGAGGTGCGGGTGGGGCTCCGGGCCGGCGGGCAGGTGCAGATCCTCGACGGCCTGCAGGGCGGGGAGGAGGTGGTCATCCGTGCCCAGTTCCTCATCGACTCCGAGGCCCGGCTCAGGAGCGCCCTCGGTGCGCTGGCCGGGCATCACAACCATGGGGCGGCCCCGGCCGAGTCCGGTCATGCCGGTCACGCCCCGGCGGCCGGCATGCAGGCGGAGGGCGGCGTGCAGGTGGTGCGCGTCACCGTGGGTGCCGCCGGCTTCGAGCCGCAGCGCATCACCCTGCAGGCGGGCCGGCCCGCACGGCTCGTCTTCGTGCGGACCACCGACGGCACGTGCGCCACGCAGGTCGTCCTCCCGGGCCTCGGCCTCGGGCCGGTCGATCTGCCGCTTCACCGGGAGGCCGCCCTCGACTTCACGCCGTCGGAGGCGGGGACGTTCACCTTCGCCTGCGGGATGGAGATGCTCAAGGGCACCCTCGTCGTCACCCGCTGA
- a CDS encoding serine hydrolase domain-containing protein, whose amino-acid sequence MKLFLRLPVFLLLTLAVTAGAQPVPAPPATAPAPSRYAGVVAEARALAWRHYLEQGWPGLSIAVSVDGQTVWAEGFGYADLEQRVPVWPTTKFRIGSISKPLTAAAAALLYAEGRLDVDAPVQRYVPAFPEKRWPITTRQLGGHLAGIRHYRGDEFLLREHFATVADGLAIFAADTLLFEPGTRYSYTSYGWNLISAVIEGAAGQDFLRVMQERVFDPLGMRHTVADHVDSLIAQRVRFYVRDEAGRLVNAPFVDNSYKWAGGGFLSTTEDLLRFANAHLSGDFLPTEARALLFTEQRTRAGEGVGYGFGWALGTDDVGRRIVSHSGGSVGGTSILLIQPETSVVVVALVNLSGADLRLGREVLALFVEAVEEP is encoded by the coding sequence ATGAAGCTCTTCCTCCGCCTCCCCGTCTTTCTGCTCCTGACCCTCGCCGTGACGGCGGGGGCGCAGCCGGTGCCCGCCCCGCCCGCGACGGCGCCGGCCCCGTCCCGCTACGCGGGCGTCGTGGCCGAGGCCCGGGCGCTGGCCTGGCGGCACTACCTCGAACAGGGCTGGCCCGGCCTCTCCATCGCCGTCTCGGTCGACGGCCAGACGGTCTGGGCCGAGGGCTTCGGGTACGCCGACCTGGAGCAGCGCGTGCCGGTCTGGCCCACGACGAAGTTCCGTATCGGCTCCATCTCGAAGCCGCTCACGGCGGCGGCCGCGGCCCTGCTCTACGCCGAGGGCCGGCTGGACGTGGACGCGCCCGTGCAGCGCTACGTCCCCGCCTTTCCCGAGAAGCGGTGGCCGATCACCACGCGCCAGCTCGGCGGCCACCTGGCCGGCATCCGCCACTACCGCGGCGACGAGTTCCTCCTGCGGGAGCACTTCGCCACGGTGGCCGACGGCCTGGCGATCTTCGCCGCCGACACGCTCCTCTTCGAGCCGGGCACGCGCTACAGCTACACGAGCTACGGCTGGAACCTGATCAGCGCCGTCATCGAAGGGGCGGCCGGGCAGGACTTCCTCCGCGTCATGCAGGAGCGCGTCTTCGACCCGCTCGGCATGCGCCATACCGTCGCCGACCATGTGGACAGCCTCATCGCGCAGCGCGTCCGCTTCTACGTGCGGGACGAGGCCGGGCGGCTCGTCAACGCGCCGTTCGTGGACAACAGCTATAAGTGGGCCGGCGGCGGCTTCCTCTCGACCACCGAGGACCTGCTCCGCTTCGCCAACGCCCACCTGAGCGGCGACTTCCTCCCGACGGAGGCCCGGGCGCTCCTGTTCACCGAACAGCGGACGAGGGCCGGCGAGGGGGTCGGCTACGGGTTTGGCTGGGCCCTGGGCACGGACGACGTCGGACGGCGCATCGTCTCTCACAGCGGCGGCTCCGTCGGCGGCACGTCGATCCTGCTCATCCAGCCCGAGACAAGCGTCGTGGTGGTGGCCCTGGTCAACCTCTCGGGGGCCGACCTGCGCCTGGGCCGGGAGGTGCTTGCCCTGTTCGTCGAGGCCGTCGAGGAACCCTGA